The DNA segment GCGGGCTGGTGGTTGCTCGCCGGGGTCGTGGTGGCCGCCGCGCTGGCGTACTGCGCGCGGCCGGATACCGCCTCGCCCGAGCTGCCGGACCGGTCGTCGCGGTTGCTCGGTGGTCTCGGGCTCGCCTCGGGCGTGACGAGGGTCGTGGTGTTCGCGACCGTCTTCGCCGGTTACCTGGTTCCCGGACAGCCGGGACCGGCCGTGCTGGGGTTCGTCGCGGTGGTCACCGCGGCGACGGCGACCGGCGTGGTGTTCGCGGGCTACTACCGGCGGTGGTGTTCCGGCCTGCTGCTCCTTGCCGGTGTGGCGTTCGTGCTGCTGTGTGCCGCGATCGCGCCAGTGGAAGTGGTGGGCCAGGCGGGACAGGGCGTCTCGTTCGCCGGGGTGCTCGCCGCCGCCGCGTTGTGCTTCCCGATGTTCGCGGGGCTCACCGGCAGGGCGGTCGCGGTGGGCGCCGTGATGGCGTCGGCCGTCGCCGCGGGCGCGCTGTGGCAGCTCGGCCCCGTGCGACTCGGACTGTCCCCGACGTCGTTGCGGGACGTGCTCGCCGCCGCCGACGCCGCCGCGCTGGGACCGCTGCTCGGCGCCGTCGTCGTGCTCGCGACCGGGAGCGCGGCGCTACTGGCGCTGACCGGTGTCAGGGACTCGGCTGCCACCGTCTTCGAGCGGAGCGGGCGACGTGACGTGCTCGTGGTGACCGCGCTGGCCGGTGCGCTGACGGCCGCGCTCGCGGTACTGCTGTCGCCGCTGGGCGCGCTGCTGCTCGCCGCGGCATTCACGCTCGCCGAAGCGTGCGCCCGCGCGCTGGTCGCCCGCGAGGCCAGGCTTCCCGCCGTCGTCACGGTCGCGGGAACCACCGTGCTGTTCGGGGCACTGGTGTTCGCGCTGTGAGGTGGGATCGGGGCGACACGGTGGTGCTCAGCTTCCTGCGGCCGGACGCGAGCGTGGGCCAGCAGCACCCGCTTCGGGTGCTCGCCGACGACGGCAACGACCTGCTCGGCTGGTTGCCCGCGGGAACCACCATCGTCGGCAGCAGGCTCGCCGACGGGAGGGATCTGCGCGAGGCGCCGCTGGCCGAACGGTTCGTCACGCCGAGAATGCGGATCAGGGACCAGTGGCGGGACTCCTCGACACTGCGGTTGATCAGCGAGCACACCCTCGCGTCCGTGTGGTGGTTCTTCGCGGTCGACGGCGGCTTCACCGGCTGGTACGTCAACCTGGAGCTTCCGCTCGGGAGGGACGCGCTGGGACCGTGCCGGATCGACGGCGTGCTCGACCTCGTCGTACATCCCGATCTGCGCTGGGAGTGGAAGGACGAGGACGAGGCGGCCGAGGCGGTGAGAGCGGGGCGGTTGACAGAGGAGCAGCTCATCGCGCTGCGAGCGGAAGGCGAGCGGCACATCGCGCTCGCGGAATCGGGGGCGTTTCCCTTCGACGGCACCTGGACCACGTTCCTGCCGGAGCGGGAGTGGTCCCCGCCGGTGTTGCCGCCGGGGTTGTTGCGGGACCTGTGAGGCTCAGGCCATCAGGTAGGCGATGCCCAGCAGCACGACGGCGACGACGGCCAGCCCGCCGAGATGGCTGCCGCTGAGGTCGCGCGGGAACACCTTGCCGTGCTGGTTCTTCCACCACACGATGCCGAAGGCGGCGCCGATGATGCCGAGGAAAGCGCCGAATCCACCGGCCATGATGTAGCCGATGAGCACGATCTCGCCCGCCGCGAAGGTGAGCAGGGCCGCGGCGCCGAAGGTCTTGAAGTCCGATGCCGGTCCCGCGGACACGCTGTTGCCACCAGGGGACGGCTGAGGCTGGTACGTCACACCGCCATGGTAGAGGGAAGTGAATGTTCTGACGTCCTACTAACGAGATATGCTCGTGGCATGACGACCACGATCCCCTTCGCGCGTGACCTCGCCCCCACCCCCGCCACGGTGGAGCGGGTAGCCGAGGTATTGGCGAAGCCGGGATTCGGGGCCCATTTCACCGACCACATGGTCACCGTGAAGTGGGACACCGCGCGTGGCTGGCACGAGGCCGAGCTGAAGCCCTACGGGCCGTTCATCCTCGACCCCGCTTCCGCCGTTCTGCACTACGGCCAGGAGATCTTCGAAGGACTCAAGGCATACCGGCAGCCCGACGGGTCCATTCGCGCGTTCCGTCCCGACGCCAACGCCGAGCGGTTCCGCACGTCGGCGCGCAGGCTCGCGATGCCGGAGTTGCCTGACGAGCTTTTCCTCGGTTCGTTGCGCGAACTCGTCGATGTCGACAACCGCTGGGTGCCGACCAAGCAGGGCGACGCGCTGTACCTGCGGCCGTTCATGATCGCGACGGAGGCGGGGCTCGGCGTCAACTCGCCGGCGGGTGAGTACGTGTACTCGCTCATCGCCTCGCCGGCCGGTTCCTACTTCACCGGCGGGGTGCGCCCGGTGAGTGTGTGGCTGTCCACCGAGTACGTGCGCGCCGCGCCGGGAGGAACCGGTTCCGCCAAGTGCGGTGGCAACTACGCCGCGTCCTTCCTTGCCCAGGCGCAGGCGGTTGAGCAGGGCTGCGACCAGGTGGTCTGGCTCGACGCGATCGAGCGCGCGTGGGTCGAGGAGATGGGCGGGATGAACCTGTTCTTCGTCTTCGGTTCCGGTGCCGAGGCCAAGGTGGTCACCCCCGAGCTGAGCGGTTCGCTGCTGCCCGGCATCACGCGGGACTCGTTGCTGCGGCTCGCGTCCGACTTCGGGCACAAGGTCGAGGAGCGGCGGATCTCCACCGACGAGTGGGAAAAGGCGACGGCTTCCGGTGAGCTGACCGAGGTGTTCGCGTGCGGGACGGCCGCGGTGATCACGCCGGTTGGCCGCGTCAAGCACGCGAACGGGGAGTTCACCATCGGCGGCGGTGAGCCCGGTGAGCTGACCATGAAGCTGCGTGCCGAGCTGACCGGGATCCAGGAAGGCACCCGGCCCGACCCGCACGGCTGGATGTACGAACTGGCCTGACGCCAAGCGGCTTGCCACGCGCGCCGCCCGGCGCGCGCGTGGCGTGGGCGGCGAGTCCCGCGTTCGCGCGGCCGAGATCCGCACTCCGGTCACCGAGATCCGCACTCCGGTCACCGAGATCCACACCCAGGACGGCGAGATCCACACCCAGGTCACCGAGATCCGCATTCAGGTGGCCGAGTCGCGCGCTCAGGTCGCTGAGGTCTGCACTCCGGCTGCCGAGATCCGCGTCGGGGGCGTTGAGATGCCCGTTCCGGATGGCGAGTTCCGCGTTCGGCGGTCAGGGCCTGAAGCCGCGGCACTCGTCGTCGGTTGTGGGTGTATTTCGTGATCCCGAACGGAACACACCCGTCCGGTACGTCTCGCGGGTACGGCTGTGGCTTCCGTTCGGCCGAATGCGCATCTCGTGCGGCCGAACGCGGATCTCGACGCCCGGAACGCGGATCTCGCCGACCCGAGTGCGGATCTCGACGCCCGGAATGCGGATCTCGGCGACCTGGACGCGGATCTCGGCGGTTGGGTGGTGCGGCCGATTCGACCGGGCCGGTTACGTCGCCTGGTCCGCATCCTCGCTTGATGCGGCTTCCTCGCTCTCCCCAGCGGCTTCGCTCGGCCGGGCTTCCTCGGTCTCCCCGGCGGCTTCGCTCCGCCCGGCTTCCCCGGCTGTCGCGGCGGCCTCGGATTGCCCGGCCTCCTCGGCCTCCCCGGCTACCGACTCCGGCGAGGTGACACCTTCCGGCGCCGCCGCATCCGTCGTGCCGACCGCATCGGCCGTGCCGGACACCGCACCCACCGCATCGGCCGTGCCGGACATCGCGCCTACCGCGCTGGCCACCGCACCCGCCGCACCAACTACGCCGACCGCATCGGCCACGCCGACCGCATCGGCCACGCCGACCGCATCGGCTTCGCCAGGCGCCGCCTCGCCTGGCACCGCGCCGCCCGGCGCGCTCGCCTCCGCCAGCACCCTCACCGCGCCGGTCAGCAACGGCAACACCGCCACCGCGCCGATGCCACCTCCCGCACCGACGCCGAGGTCGGCCACCGGCTTCAAGTCCAGCTGGTCGAGTGCGAGCAGTTGAGCCGGTTCGGACGAGCGATGCGCGGGAAGCCACCACGAACGGGCACCGGCCGCCAGGTCCTCCGCGACCAGTGCCGCCGCCGCGGCGACCACGCCGTCGAGCAGCACCGGCGTCCGCCGGACGGCGGCCTGCGCGAGAAATCCCGCCATCGCGGCGATGTCGGCACCGCCGGCCGTCCGCACCAGCTCGATCGGATCGGTCAGCACCGGCCTCGCCCTGCGCAGCGCGTCGCGGACGGCGGTCGCCTTGCGCATCCAGCCGTTGTCGTCGATACCGGAACCACGGCCGATGACGGCGACCGGCTCCGCCCCGGTCAGCGCGGCGACGAGCGTGGCGGCCGGGGTGGTCGCTCCGACCCCGATCTCGGCGGGGATCAGCAAATCGGCGCCCTCGTCGACCTCGGCGTCGGCGATCGCGGCACCCGCCAGCACGGCCGCCCTCGCCTGCTCGCCGGTCAGCGCGTCCTCGACGTCGATCGAGCCCGTGCCATCGGAGACCGTGAACCCCGAACTCTCCTCCGCGTCACGCACACCCACTTCGACGACCCGCACGCCCGCACCGGCGGCCTCGGCGAGCACGCCGAGCGCGCTCCCGCCGGAGCGCAGTGCCTCGACCAGACTCCGGGTGTGTTCGGACCGGTGCACGGAGACACCGCGGGCCGCGACACCGTGGTCAGCCGCGAACACCACGACCCTGGCCCGCGACAACGGCCGGGGCGGTGACTGTCCCTGGCACGCGGCGATCCACGCGCTCAGGTCTCGAAGCCTGCCGAGTCCGTCGGCGGGGCTGATCAGGGTGGCGTGCCGCCGGAACGCTTCCGCTCTGGCGAGCTCGTCCGGCTGGGGAACGGAGGGGAACTCGATGCGCACGCGCTCAAGCTACCCCGCTTCGCGCGCCAGCAGTGCTCTGGCCAGGGAGCTGTCGCACACGAGGACGTCGAGCGCGCGGGTGCGCAGCGCGCCGAGCACACCGCCCGCCTTTTCCGGTCCGGCGGCGACCCCGGCCACCGTGGGGATGCTCGCGAGGTCGGCCAGCGAGACACCGAGCACCCTGTCGTCGGTGGGACCGGTCAGTGGCGTGCCGTCCGCGTCGAAGAAGCGCGCGCAGATGTCACCGACCGGCTTCGCCGCCTCGAACCGTCCTTTTTCCTCGTGGCTCAGGTTCATCGCCCTGACGAGCGCCGCCGAGGAACCCTGCCCGGCGCTGCCGATACCGACGATGGCGATCTGCGCTCGCCGTGCCGCGTCGAGTGCTTTTTGGATGGTGGGTTCGGCGAGCAGAACGTCCCTGCCCGCCTTCGAGGTCAGCAGCGCGGGTGCGTGCAGCCGGAGATATTGGCCCCCGACCCTGCCGGCGAGGTCGCGGACGAGTTCCTCTCCGCTGATCGCCGAGTCCACAGCGGACAGTCCGCCGACGAGTGGAAGCACCTCGACGTCGAGCCCGCCCTCGTCGGGGATGTGCTGCACGACCGATTGCAGCCCGTGCCCCCACGAGACGCCGATCTGTTGTCCTGGCTGGAGATTGTCGAGCAGCCAACGGGCGCCGAGGTCACCGACCCTCGACAGTGGACGGTCGTGGCTGTGGGTCTCGGCGACCCTGCTGTCCTTGAGCCCGAAGCGGCTGGTGAGCTGGTTTTCCAGGTCCATGTCGCGACCGCTTGGGTCGTTGATCTGGATCCGGACGATGCCCCTTTCCCTTGCCGCCGTGAGCATCCTCGACACACTGGACCTGCTGACCTGCAACGTGGTCGCGATCTCGTTCTGGGAGCGCCCTTCCTCGTAGTAGAGGCGGGCGGCTTTCACCAGCAACTGCTGGTCACGAGGTGGCGGCATGTCCTCACGCGTCCAGGTCGCGCACCAGTAGCTCGGACAGTTCGGTGAGCGCGCCGTCTGCTCCCTCGCCGTCGGTGCGGAGAATGACCTCCTCGCCGTGGCCGATCGCCAGGCTCAGCACGGAAAGCATGCTGCGCGCGTCCACGAGTTCGGTGCCGGGGCGGCCGATCGCCACGGTGCCGGGATGTTTGGCGGCCGCCTTGACGAACATGCTGGCTGGTCGCGCGTGCAGGCCGACGGACGAGGCGATCTTGACTCTGATCTCCGGCATGCGGGCTCCTTCGCGGTTGGGGCTTGTCGCCGATTGCACGGCATGTTACACACATCACTGGCAAACGTGAAGAACGTCAGCACATACGTGCAAATGCCGGATCCGGGGGGCCGAGAAGGAGGCCAGCAATGCAAGTGCTTGCTGTAATGGCGCAGCAGCAGCCGGCACAGCCAGAAGAGGAGACGAGCGGCGGAGTGCTCGGTGTCTTCGAATGGCTGGGTACACATTTCATCGGGCTTTTCGATGAAGCGGGGCAGCAGTTCGTCGGGCTGGTGACCGGGATTCTTCCCACGCTCGTCGTGTTGCTCACCTTCATGTACGCGCTCACCACGTTCATCGGTGAGCAGCGGGTGACCCGAGCCGTGCAGTGGTCGGCGCGATGGTGGATCACCAGGTACACGGTCATGCCGGTACTCGCGGTCCTGATGCTCACCAACCCGATGTGTTACTCGTTCGGCAGGTTCCTTCCGGAACGCTACAAGCCCGCTTTCTACGACTCGGCCGTGTCGTTCGTGCATCCGGTGACCACGTTCTTCCCCTATGCCAACGCGGGCGAGCTGTTCGTGTGGCTCGGTATCGCCAACGGCATCACGCAGCTCGGCGAGTCGACGGTTCCGGTGGCGTTGCGGTACTTCCTCGTCGGCATTCTGGTGATCTTCATCAGGGGCATCGTCACGGAAAAGCTCACCGCGTTCATGATCAAGCGAACGGGCCGCACCGAGGTGTTCGCCGATTTCGACCGTGAGTTCGAGGAAGCGAAGGCGGGTGCGCGCGCATGAGCGAGACGGAGACGCACGTGTCCGGTGCCGTGTTCGTGCGGCCGGGGCAGGGTGGCTGGGGCAAGGGACTGCTGCTGCGCGCCGACGGCAAGCGCGACAAGGTGCTTTCGGTGACCGGCGGCGGCATTCATCCCGTCGCGGCACGGATCGCGGAGCTGACCGGAGCGGAGGCGGTCGACGGGTTCATCACGACGGTGCCCGACGACGAGGTGGTCGCGGCGGTCATCAACTGTGGTGGCACGGCGCGGATCGGCGTGTACCCGCGCAAGGGAATCCCGACCGTCGACGTGTACGCGGGAGCGCCGGGAGGACCGCTCGCGAAGTTCATCACCGAGGAGCTTTTCGTATCGGCCGTGGGGGTCAGCGACGTCAACCCGTCCACTGGGGACAGTGCTGCGGCCGGAACCGGGGAAACGGAGGAAAAGCCGCCGGCCGTCCCTCCGCGCTCGGAGCGGCCCTCTGGCGCCGACGTCGCCGCGTCCGTCGCGGGCACCGGCAAGTTCGGGACCGCGTTCAACGCGGTCACCGGTGTGTTCGTCAAGTTCGGTTCGGCCGTGGGGTCTTTCGTCAACACGATGCTTGCCGCCGGAAGGCAGACGATCGACCTCACGCTCAAGACGATCCTGCCGTTCATGGCGTACGTGAGCCTGCTGCTCGGCATCGTGACCTACACCGGGGTCGCGGAGTGGATGGGCCGTGTGCTGAGCCCGATCGCGAGCAATCCCTTCGGGCTCATCGGCATCAGTCTCGTGGTCGCGTTGCCGTTCCTGTCCCCGATTCTGGGGCCCGGCGCCGCGATCGCGCAGGTCATCGGAACGTTGATGGGCAGCCAGATCGCTATCGGCGCGCTGCCGGTGCAGTACGCGCTGCCCACGTTGTTCGCCATCAACGGCCAGGTCGGTTGTGACTTCGTTCCGGTGGGGCTCGCCCTTGGCGAGGCCAAACCGGCGACGGTCGCCGTCGGCACGCCCGCGGTGCTGATCAGCAGGATGTTCACGGCGCCACTTGCGGTCGTGATCGCATGGGTCGCAAGCTTCGGGCTCTAGGAGGAAGAAATGAGCGTGTATTACGAGAGCACCGTGCTGCGGGCCGGTGAAGAGGCGGGGGACATGGTGGAGGGCGGGGTCGTGATTCTCTATGCCGACCCGATCCCCGCCGCGCTGGAGAGCGTGAGTGTCGTGCACGGCCCCGCGAAGGGGCCGGAGCGGGAGATCAGGGCCGGTGACGTCTTCTCGATCGGGGAGCAGCGGGTCGAGCTGTTCGCGGTGGGGGAGCGGGCGCACGAGAATCTGCGCACGCTCGGGCACATCGTGGTCTACCTGAATCCGGAGGAGGGGACCTCGCTGTTGCCGGGCGCCGTGCACGGGAAGGGAACCGTGTCGATCCCCTCGGCGGGCGCGGCGCTGTCGCTGAGTGGTGGCGCGCCGTGAGCTGGCAGGCGATCGTCACGCTGCTCGGTGTGTTCGTGGTGGCCGGAATCCTCAGCTATCGCCAGCATCTCGGTTACCAGCGTGCGGTGAACGAGCTGGCCACCGACGAGAACCGCAGCGGAGTGCTGTTGGTGAGCGGCAGGTCGAAGGGCAGGTTGCGGGGCGCGATCGTGCTGCTGGTCATCGACCGCCGCCGGGGCGAGGTGATCAGGGCGAGCGCCATGGAGGGCAGCTCGGTGTTCGCGTCGTTCAAGGAGCGCGAGGACCTGACCGGCCCCGTCGAGGGAGCCGAGGAGCGGGCTGGTTCGAAGGCGCTCGCCAAGGCCGTCGGCGACGCGATGCGGATGGCGAGCAGGTTGAACGCGGGCACGCTGCGCTCGGCGAAGGCGGGCGAGCGACAGCAGGCTTAGGTCGTGTCTGATGAACCTCTGCCGTGCGAGCGGGGATCAGCGTGGTTCCTCGCAAGGCGGTGTAGGACCGGAATGCCCTCGTACCGGGTCGTACTCGGGCTTTCCGACAACGCGGCGAGGGGACACGCTGGCCCCGCGCGGCAGGCTACGGGTTCGTCGGACACGACCTAGCGAACACCTGCCCGGACACAAGGCGTCCGGTGTGGAGCTTTTTGGCTCCGCGCCGGGCGCCTTTGTGCGTCGGGCATGCCGCGACCTGCGGATTTGCACACATGTGCAGGCCGGAGAGTCTTGTGTGCGGTTGATTCCCCGTGCTACCAAAGAAAGCACGACGGTGCACATAATGTGCACATATGTGCAGACCGGAGGGTTTCGGGATGAGTTATGTCGATCGGCTGCGAGCTCGCGAGCGGGAGCTCGGGCGTCCGGTCAGGGTGGGTCTCGTCGGAGCGGGCCAGATGGGTCTCGGCTTCGTCGTGCAGGCGAGCCGCATCGAGGGCATGGAGGTCGCGGCCATCGCCGACATCGCGCCGGAGCGGGGAAGGGCCGCGTTCGCCGAGGCAGGCAGGTCCGACGTCGTCGATACCGGCACCCGCGCGGAGTTGGCCGCGGCCATCGAGCGCGGCGGCGTCGTCGTCACCGACGAGGCCATGCTGCTGACCGGACTGCCCCTCGACGTGCTGGTCGACGCCAGCGGCGTGCCCGAGGTGGGCGCGAAGCTCGCGTTCGCGGGCCTGCTGGCCGGCAAGGACATCGCCATGCTCAACGTCGAGTGCGACGTGACCGTCGGGCTGCTGCTTTCGAGCCTGGCCACCCGCCTCGGCAGGGTCTACACGGTGTGCAGGGGCGATGAGCCCGTCGAGTGCAAGGCGCTGGTCGACTACGTCCGCGACATCGGCTTCGAGGTGGTGTGCGCGGGTAAGGGCAAGAACAACCCGCTCGACCCGGCCGCGACGCCCGCCTCCGTCGCCGCGACAGCCGAAGCGAAGGGCATGAACCCGCACATGCTCGCGAGCTTCGTCGACGGGTCCAAGACGATGATCGAGATGGCCGCGCTCGCCAACGGCGCCGGGCTCGCGGTCGCCACCCGTGGCATGACGGGGCCGCACTGCACGGTGGAGGCGTTGTCCGACACGTTCCGGCCTGCCGAGGACGGCGGGGTGTTGCCGCGCGCGGGCGTCGTCGACTACTGCACCGGCCCCGTCGCGCCGGGGGTGTTCGTCATCGGCCGCACCGACCATCCGGCCGTCGCCGCAGAGATGGCGTACCTGGGCATGGGCAAGGGGCCGTACTACACGTTCTACCGGCCCTACCATCTCGCGAGCGTCGAGGCGCCGCTTTCGGTGGCCGAGGCGGTACTCGACCGTACCCCGAGCCTCGCGCCGACAGCGTGGAACGCCGAGGTGCTGGCCGTGGCCAAGCGGGACCTGCGGGAGGGCGAGGCGCTCGACGGCATCGGTGGCGACACCGTCTACGGCATCACCGACAGCGCGTCGGCGGCGGCAGCGGGCGGGCACGTCCCGCTCGGTCTCGCGAGCGGGGCGAAGGTGCTCAGGGACGTGGCGGCGGGGACCGTGCTGACGAGCGCCGACGTCGCCGTCGACGAGACGACCACCATCGCGACCTTGCGCAGGCTCCAGGACCGCCTGGTGGAGGGTGAGGAGGTGACCGGAGCGTGGATCTGACCGGAAACGCTTCCCTCGCAAGGGAAACGCTGCGGACGATGTGGACGATCAGGCGGTTCGAGGAGGCGGTGGACGACCTGTTCGCCCGCGGTCTCATGCACGGCACGATGCACCTGTCGATCGGGCAGGAGGCGGTACCGGCCGGTGCCTGCCTCGCGCTCGCCGACGGTGACTACATCACCTCGACGCACAGGGGACACGGGCACTGCATCGCCAAGGGCGCTCGCCTGGACGCGATGATGGCCGAACTGCTCGCCAAGGAAACCGGGTATTGCCGGGGTCGCGGTGGTTCCATGCACATCGCCGACGTGGCGACGGGCAACCTCGGCGCCAACGGCATCGTCGCGGGAGGCGTCCCCATCGCCTCAGGCGCGGGGCTCGCGGTGAAACTGCGTGGCGGACAGCAGGTCGTGCTCAGCTTCTTCGGCGACGGCGCCGTCAACGAAGGCGCGTGGCACGAGGGCGTCAACCTCGCCGCGATCTGGGACCTTCCCGTGGTGTTCGTCTGCGAGAACAACCACTACGGCATGTCGATGTCGGCGAAAAGGGCGGCCAAGGTCGACCGGCTCGGGGACAGGGCCGCGGCGTACGGGATCCCGGGGGTGACCGTCGACGGCAACGATCCGCAGGAGGTGTTCGACGCCGTGTCGGCCGCCGTCGCCCGAGCGAGGGCGGGGGACGGGCCTTCACTGGTGGAGGCCATGACCTACCGCTGGAAGGGACATTCCAAGAGCGACAAGAACCTCTACCGCACGAGAGAGGAGATCGAGAGCTGGCGCGAGCGCGACCCGATCGTGCGGTTCGAACGCGCGGCGATCACGGCGGGGGCACTGTCCGAAGAGGACGCCGCGGAGTGCAGGGACGAAGCGAGGGACCGGGTGCGCGCCGCGATCAGGACGGCCAACGCGGCTCCCGACGCCAGCGCCGCCTCGCTGACCGACGCCGTGTACGCGGGGAGCCAATCATGACCACGACCGAATCGCGCACGCTCACCTATGCCGAGGCGGTGAGGGAAGCGCTCAGCCAGGCCATGGAAGCCGACGAGCGGGTGTTCCTGCTCGGCGAAGACGTCGGAACCTACGGCGGCGCGTTCGGTGTCACCGGCGACCTCGTGCACCGCTTCGGCGAGGAACGGGTCCGCGACACCCCGATCAGCGAACTCGGCATCGTCGGAGCCGCCGTAGGCGCCGCGCTGGCGGGGATGCGGCCCATCGTCGAGATCCAGTTCTCCGACTTCACCGCGCAGG comes from the Prauserella marina genome and includes:
- a CDS encoding DUF402 domain-containing protein; its protein translation is MRWDRGDTVVLSFLRPDASVGQQHPLRVLADDGNDLLGWLPAGTTIVGSRLADGRDLREAPLAERFVTPRMRIRDQWRDSSTLRLISEHTLASVWWFFAVDGGFTGWYVNLELPLGRDALGPCRIDGVLDLVVHPDLRWEWKDEDEAAEAVRAGRLTEEQLIALRAEGERHIALAESGAFPFDGTWTTFLPEREWSPPVLPPGLLRDL
- a CDS encoding branched-chain amino acid aminotransferase gives rise to the protein MTTTIPFARDLAPTPATVERVAEVLAKPGFGAHFTDHMVTVKWDTARGWHEAELKPYGPFILDPASAVLHYGQEIFEGLKAYRQPDGSIRAFRPDANAERFRTSARRLAMPELPDELFLGSLRELVDVDNRWVPTKQGDALYLRPFMIATEAGLGVNSPAGEYVYSLIASPAGSYFTGGVRPVSVWLSTEYVRAAPGGTGSAKCGGNYAASFLAQAQAVEQGCDQVVWLDAIERAWVEEMGGMNLFFVFGSGAEAKVVTPELSGSLLPGITRDSLLRLASDFGHKVEERRISTDEWEKATASGELTEVFACGTAAVITPVGRVKHANGEFTIGGGEPGELTMKLRAELTGIQEGTRPDPHGWMYELA
- a CDS encoding sugar-binding transcriptional regulator, which codes for MPPPRDQQLLVKAARLYYEEGRSQNEIATTLQVSRSSVSRMLTAARERGIVRIQINDPSGRDMDLENQLTSRFGLKDSRVAETHSHDRPLSRVGDLGARWLLDNLQPGQQIGVSWGHGLQSVVQHIPDEGGLDVEVLPLVGGLSAVDSAISGEELVRDLAGRVGGQYLRLHAPALLTSKAGRDVLLAEPTIQKALDAARRAQIAIVGIGSAGQGSSAALVRAMNLSHEEKGRFEAAKPVGDICARFFDADGTPLTGPTDDRVLGVSLADLASIPTVAGVAAGPEKAGGVLGALRTRALDVLVCDSSLARALLAREAG
- a CDS encoding HPr family phosphocarrier protein, producing the protein MPEIRVKIASSVGLHARPASMFVKAAAKHPGTVAIGRPGTELVDARSMLSVLSLAIGHGEEVILRTDGEGADGALTELSELLVRDLDA
- the srlA gene encoding PTS glucitol/sorbitol transporter subunit IIC, encoding MQVLAVMAQQQPAQPEEETSGGVLGVFEWLGTHFIGLFDEAGQQFVGLVTGILPTLVVLLTFMYALTTFIGEQRVTRAVQWSARWWITRYTVMPVLAVLMLTNPMCYSFGRFLPERYKPAFYDSAVSFVHPVTTFFPYANAGELFVWLGIANGITQLGESTVPVALRYFLVGILVIFIRGIVTEKLTAFMIKRTGRTEVFADFDREFEEAKAGARA
- the srlE gene encoding PTS glucitol/sorbitol transporter subunit IIB is translated as MSETETHVSGAVFVRPGQGGWGKGLLLRADGKRDKVLSVTGGGIHPVAARIAELTGAEAVDGFITTVPDDEVVAAVINCGGTARIGVYPRKGIPTVDVYAGAPGGPLAKFITEELFVSAVGVSDVNPSTGDSAAAGTGETEEKPPAVPPRSERPSGADVAASVAGTGKFGTAFNAVTGVFVKFGSAVGSFVNTMLAAGRQTIDLTLKTILPFMAYVSLLLGIVTYTGVAEWMGRVLSPIASNPFGLIGISLVVALPFLSPILGPGAAIAQVIGTLMGSQIAIGALPVQYALPTLFAINGQVGCDFVPVGLALGEAKPATVAVGTPAVLISRMFTAPLAVVIAWVASFGL
- a CDS encoding PTS glucitol/sorbitol transporter subunit IIA, whose amino-acid sequence is MSVYYESTVLRAGEEAGDMVEGGVVILYADPIPAALESVSVVHGPAKGPEREIRAGDVFSIGEQRVELFAVGERAHENLRTLGHIVVYLNPEEGTSLLPGAVHGKGTVSIPSAGAALSLSGGAP
- a CDS encoding transcriptional regulator GutM — encoded protein: MSWQAIVTLLGVFVVAGILSYRQHLGYQRAVNELATDENRSGVLLVSGRSKGRLRGAIVLLVIDRRRGEVIRASAMEGSSVFASFKEREDLTGPVEGAEERAGSKALAKAVGDAMRMASRLNAGTLRSAKAGERQQA
- a CDS encoding NAD(P)H-dependent oxidoreductase, which gives rise to MSYVDRLRARERELGRPVRVGLVGAGQMGLGFVVQASRIEGMEVAAIADIAPERGRAAFAEAGRSDVVDTGTRAELAAAIERGGVVVTDEAMLLTGLPLDVLVDASGVPEVGAKLAFAGLLAGKDIAMLNVECDVTVGLLLSSLATRLGRVYTVCRGDEPVECKALVDYVRDIGFEVVCAGKGKNNPLDPAATPASVAATAEAKGMNPHMLASFVDGSKTMIEMAALANGAGLAVATRGMTGPHCTVEALSDTFRPAEDGGVLPRAGVVDYCTGPVAPGVFVIGRTDHPAVAAEMAYLGMGKGPYYTFYRPYHLASVEAPLSVAEAVLDRTPSLAPTAWNAEVLAVAKRDLREGEALDGIGGDTVYGITDSASAAAAGGHVPLGLASGAKVLRDVAAGTVLTSADVAVDETTTIATLRRLQDRLVEGEEVTGAWI
- a CDS encoding thiamine pyrophosphate-dependent dehydrogenase E1 component subunit alpha: MDLTGNASLARETLRTMWTIRRFEEAVDDLFARGLMHGTMHLSIGQEAVPAGACLALADGDYITSTHRGHGHCIAKGARLDAMMAELLAKETGYCRGRGGSMHIADVATGNLGANGIVAGGVPIASGAGLAVKLRGGQQVVLSFFGDGAVNEGAWHEGVNLAAIWDLPVVFVCENNHYGMSMSAKRAAKVDRLGDRAAAYGIPGVTVDGNDPQEVFDAVSAAVARARAGDGPSLVEAMTYRWKGHSKSDKNLYRTREEIESWRERDPIVRFERAAITAGALSEEDAAECRDEARDRVRAAIRTANAAPDASAASLTDAVYAGSQS